The Candidatus Obscuribacterales bacterium genome has a segment encoding these proteins:
- a CDS encoding ABC transporter permease has product MDRPNGITVANPLALLDKYFGIVLELVGQATIMFLQTMRYIFRGELSLPEAFRQANMIGLGSLYVVGVTGLFTGFAMSLQISKELAAFGADTAVGGVVALALIREIGPITAGVMVAGRVGSAMAAELSSMVVSEQIDALKIMRVDPVQFLVVPRFLAALVMMPALSIYSMFLGLGGAIFIAQVKANIPPETFLDSVKQTVVGTDFITHIVKSVVFATIIIFFSCSIGLSARGGAEDVGHATTRAVVWTMTIIFIVNYIITALSPMHAS; this is encoded by the coding sequence ATGGATAGACCTAACGGCATTACTGTCGCCAACCCTCTTGCGTTGCTCGACAAATACTTTGGCATTGTTTTAGAACTTGTGGGACAAGCCACAATAATGTTCTTGCAGACAATGCGCTATATCTTTCGTGGCGAACTTAGTCTGCCTGAAGCTTTCCGCCAAGCTAATATGATTGGATTGGGTTCGCTTTATGTGGTCGGCGTTACCGGTTTGTTTACCGGTTTTGCCATGTCTCTGCAAATTTCCAAAGAGTTGGCAGCTTTTGGAGCCGACACTGCTGTTGGCGGTGTTGTGGCGCTCGCACTTATTCGCGAAATAGGACCAATTACTGCCGGCGTTATGGTCGCCGGTCGAGTAGGTTCAGCGATGGCAGCGGAATTGTCCAGCATGGTGGTATCAGAGCAAATCGATGCTTTGAAAATCATGCGCGTTGACCCCGTACAGTTTCTTGTTGTTCCAAGATTTCTTGCGGCACTGGTAATGATGCCTGCACTTTCCATTTATTCAATGTTTCTCGGATTGGGCGGCGCTATTTTCATTGCACAAGTAAAAGCAAATATCCCTCCGGAAACATTTTTAGACTCCGTCAAACAAACAGTGGTCGGCACTGATTTCATTACACACATAGTCAAATCAGTGGTGTTTGCCACTATCATCATCTTCTTTTCTTGCTCAATTGGTCTGAGCGCAAGGGGCGGTGCTGAAGATGTTGGTCACGCCACCACTCGTGCCGTTGTTTGGACGATGACCATTATTTTCATTGTTAATTACATTATTACCGCTCTTAGCCCCATGCACGCGAGTTAA